A section of the Parasteatoda tepidariorum isolate YZ-2023 chromosome 6, CAS_Ptep_4.0, whole genome shotgun sequence genome encodes:
- the LOC139425814 gene encoding SCAN domain-containing protein 3-like → MSVQEEDQLLEIANDRGLKTTFETTSHGRLPPQAGPEIATTELKSLLPFPTTCLCKAGFSAVTETKTKQLNKLDISSTIQVPLSPITTRWNRLIAKKQAQGSH, encoded by the coding sequence ATGTCTGTGCAAGAAGAAGATCAACTGCTGGAGATTGCAAATGATCGCGGCCTTAAAACTACGTTCGAGACAACAAGTCATGGCAGATTGCCACCACAGGCAGGCCCCGAGATTGCCACCACAGAACTTAAATCCCTATTGCCATTTCCGACAACCTGTCTGTGTAAAGCGGGGTTTTCTGCAGTAACAGAAACCAAGACGAAGCAACTGAATAAACTGGACATAAGCAGCACAATTCAGGTGccattgtctccgattaccaccagatggaaccgtctcattgcaaagaaacaagctcagggttctcattga